Proteins found in one Terriglobia bacterium genomic segment:
- the selB gene encoding selenocysteine-specific translation elongation factor, protein MRHMIVGTAGHIDHGKSALVKALTGVDPDRLKEEQLRGITIDLGFGHLELEGLQVGFVDVPGHERFVKNMLAGVGGIDCVLLVVAADESIMPQTREHFDICRLLGIHTGIVVITKIDLVEPELVELVHEEISETVRGSFLERADVIPVSSKTGEGLDLLKKALHTIAFSTPERSYDRLLRLPVDRAFVMRGFGTVVTGTMASGRLRRDAEVELVPGGLIAKVRGIQVHGQATDLAVAGQRTAVNLQGIDLSQVKRGMSLTVPHHFHATQLLDVRLDLLPTSRPLKNFAKVRFHHATSEVLARVALIGQATLEPARSALAQLRLDTTAFCLHGDAFIIRQFSPATTIGGGRVLHPHAVKHKVTDRKALFLLKDLEGTDMVQKLPGLVAMHPRQVMNFREVNAALGFQEDELRSLCAAAAAAGKVVVVPGPLPILVLPAAIEVLEKTTVALVARFHDENPLLRGISREELRKRAYDGLPQELFRFCLEKLSEEHQVSIQEDMVALHGREVQLTPSGLKIKEMIERVLQQAGWQPPSLQEITGLVPADPSEVRKICFWMLKEKILVRISEDLAYRQATIQEMKDRIRGRYPAGARFGVAEFKELFDLTRKHAIPLLEYLDREHFTRRQGSERILL, encoded by the coding sequence ATGCGCCACATGATCGTCGGAACTGCCGGGCACATCGACCACGGCAAGAGTGCATTGGTGAAAGCTCTCACCGGCGTGGACCCCGACAGGCTGAAAGAGGAACAGCTCCGCGGCATTACTATCGACCTGGGCTTCGGCCACCTCGAGCTCGAAGGCCTCCAGGTTGGATTTGTCGATGTTCCCGGGCATGAGAGATTCGTCAAAAACATGCTGGCGGGCGTCGGTGGGATTGACTGCGTCCTGCTGGTGGTAGCCGCGGACGAGTCGATCATGCCTCAGACCAGGGAACATTTTGACATTTGCCGTTTGCTCGGGATCCACACGGGAATTGTTGTCATCACGAAGATCGACCTCGTCGAACCGGAACTTGTCGAACTGGTACATGAGGAAATCTCCGAGACGGTGCGGGGCTCATTCCTCGAGCGCGCGGATGTCATCCCGGTCAGCTCAAAGACCGGTGAAGGATTGGACCTGCTGAAGAAGGCATTGCACACCATCGCGTTCTCAACGCCGGAGCGATCCTACGATCGCCTGTTGCGACTGCCGGTCGATCGGGCCTTCGTCATGCGCGGCTTTGGCACGGTGGTCACTGGAACCATGGCGTCCGGGCGTCTTCGCAGAGACGCGGAAGTCGAGTTGGTCCCTGGTGGGCTCATCGCGAAGGTTCGCGGCATCCAGGTTCATGGCCAGGCGACGGACCTGGCAGTGGCGGGCCAGCGCACGGCAGTGAATCTGCAGGGGATCGACCTGTCGCAGGTCAAGCGCGGCATGTCACTGACAGTGCCCCATCACTTTCACGCCACGCAGCTTCTCGACGTCAGGCTCGATTTGCTGCCCACGTCCCGTCCGCTGAAGAATTTCGCCAAGGTCCGCTTTCATCACGCCACCTCCGAAGTCCTTGCCCGCGTGGCACTGATTGGGCAAGCCACCCTGGAACCTGCGAGGTCGGCTTTGGCACAGCTACGGCTCGACACAACAGCATTTTGCCTGCACGGGGACGCTTTTATCATCCGCCAGTTTTCTCCCGCCACAACGATCGGCGGCGGCCGTGTATTGCACCCTCATGCCGTCAAGCACAAGGTAACGGACCGGAAGGCGCTCTTTCTCCTGAAGGACCTCGAAGGTACCGACATGGTTCAGAAGCTACCCGGGCTGGTTGCAATGCACCCCCGGCAGGTGATGAATTTCCGGGAAGTAAATGCAGCCCTCGGTTTTCAAGAAGATGAGTTGAGGAGCCTGTGTGCGGCGGCGGCTGCCGCGGGGAAAGTGGTGGTTGTGCCGGGCCCCCTTCCGATACTGGTTCTTCCTGCTGCAATTGAAGTCCTGGAAAAAACCACCGTGGCTCTGGTCGCGCGCTTTCACGATGAAAATCCGCTGCTGCGGGGGATCTCTCGGGAAGAGCTGCGCAAAAGGGCTTACGATGGTTTGCCACAGGAGCTGTTCAGGTTTTGCCTTGAGAAGCTGTCGGAGGAGCACCAGGTGTCCATCCAGGAGGACATGGTCGCCCTGCACGGCCGGGAAGTACAGCTCACTCCGTCCGGTCTTAAGATCAAGGAGATGATTGAGCGTGTCCTGCAGCAGGCGGGCTGGCAGCCTCCCTCGTTGCAAGAAATTACCGGCCTGGTACCCGCCGATCCGTCCGAGGTCCGCAAGATTTGCTTCTGGATGCTGAAGGAAAAAATCCTGGTACGCATTTCCGAGGATCTTGCCTACCGCCAGGCGACCATCCAGGAAATGAAGGACAGGATTCGTGGCCGTTATCCCGCCGGCGCCAGGTTCGGTGTCGCGGAGTTTAAGGAATTGTTCGACCTCACGCGCAAACACGCCATTCCTTTGCTTGAATACCTGGATCGCGAGCACTTCACGAGGCGGCAAGGAAGCGAGCGCATCCTTCTCTAG
- the tatA gene encoding twin-arginine translocase TatA/TatE family subunit, translating into MFGSLGMPELLVILVIVILIFGVNKIPQLGKGLGEGIKNFKSAMKSGQDEADKNGKQ; encoded by the coding sequence ATGTTTGGCTCTTTGGGAATGCCGGAATTGCTGGTAATTCTCGTTATCGTGATTCTGATCTTCGGTGTGAACAAGATACCGCAGCTTGGCAAAGGACTCGGTGAGGGAATCAAGAACTTCAAGTCTGCGATGAAAAGCGGCCAAGACGAGGCTGATAAGAACGGAAAGCAGTAG
- a CDS encoding enoyl-CoA hydratase/isomerase family protein: protein MSGSELASLNTVGDLTRLTLRRAPLNFLSLELLQRIQELLESVGDSPPGRVLIIDSDCAAFSAGLDMGDQTREAVFLLLDQYHGIVRTLSTYPRPTIAIVRGVALGAGNELAACCDFVLASLQATFGQPEIKVGIMPSLAPLLLPHRIGMQRTLQMILTGNPVDAQEAERIGLIHRAVPEDALDTALEELLSSFRSSSIAVMEMALRAARGVRVRELESNLRDAESLYLNELMDLDDPIEGIKAFLEKRSPQWKHR from the coding sequence ATGAGCGGATCCGAACTTGCATCCCTGAATACTGTCGGCGATCTGACCCGACTGACCCTGCGCCGCGCGCCGCTGAATTTCCTGAGCCTGGAACTGCTGCAGCGAATCCAGGAGCTGCTGGAATCGGTAGGCGACTCGCCTCCCGGTCGTGTTCTGATCATCGATTCCGATTGCGCCGCTTTCAGCGCCGGGCTCGATATGGGGGACCAGACCAGGGAAGCAGTGTTTCTATTGCTTGACCAGTATCATGGCATCGTGCGCACTCTTAGTACCTATCCAAGACCAACGATCGCCATCGTAAGGGGTGTGGCTCTGGGCGCCGGAAACGAGTTGGCGGCCTGTTGCGACTTTGTGCTCGCCTCTCTCCAGGCAACTTTCGGCCAACCGGAGATCAAGGTAGGAATCATGCCCTCGCTCGCCCCATTGCTCCTGCCGCACCGCATCGGGATGCAGCGTACTCTGCAGATGATACTCACCGGGAATCCGGTGGATGCCCAGGAAGCCGAACGCATTGGGCTGATCCATCGGGCGGTGCCCGAGGATGCCCTCGATACCGCGCTCGAAGAGCTGCTGAGCAGCTTCCGAAGCTCGTCGATTGCGGTGATGGAGATGGCGTTGCGAGCAGCGCGAGGCGTGCGCGTGCGTGAGTTGGAAAGCAACTTGCGCGACGCGGAGTCGCTCTACCTCAACGAGCTGATGGATCTGGATGACCCGATCGAGGGGATCAAAGCTTTCCTCGAGAAACGCTCCCCGCAGTGGAAGCATCGGTAG
- a CDS encoding divalent-cation tolerance protein CutA: MNAILVLTTVDNPELAHRIATALVEAGEAACVSIVPGIRSIYRWEGKIRNEGELLLIIKSVAGRYEDVRSRIRQLHSYRVPEVIALTLTSGDHEYLHWLGAQVGMTDD, translated from the coding sequence ATGAATGCCATTCTCGTGCTGACCACCGTGGACAATCCCGAACTTGCACACCGCATCGCCACGGCGCTGGTTGAGGCCGGCGAAGCCGCATGCGTGAGCATTGTTCCGGGAATCCGTTCGATCTATCGATGGGAGGGGAAGATCCGCAACGAAGGCGAGCTGCTGCTGATCATCAAGTCCGTGGCCGGGCGATACGAAGACGTGCGCTCCCGCATCCGCCAGCTCCATTCTTATCGGGTTCCCGAAGTGATCGCGCTGACGCTTACCTCAGGTGATCACGAATACCTGCACTGGCTGGGGGCACAGGTAGGAATGACAGACGATTGA